DNA sequence from the Alteribacter lacisalsi genome:
TAGCAATCCTGGGCTGGAAAAAAGTCGGGAAGAGTTTTACTTTTTACAGCTTTGTCAACGTTGCAGCGACAACGTTTTTTCTTGAAATTATACCTATAACCGTCATAAGCGACGACGTCATTTTGAATGCAGTGTTCGGCGGGGTGTTAAGCGGGATCGGCGGCGGGCTTATTCTTAAATACGGTGCATCCTCTGGCGGGGTGGACATCCTGGCACTTATCATGGCACGCTCCACCGACCGCTCACTTGGTGTATATTTCTTTATTATGAACTCCCTGATCGTTGTTTCGGCAGGACTTCTGTTCGGTATGGAGCAGGCACTCTACACGCTTCTGACCCTTTATGTTGCATCGCGGATCATTGATACGATCCATACCCGTCATGTGAAGCTGACGGCGATGATCGTCACGAAAAATCCGGATGAGCTTCAGCGGGTTTTCCATGAACGTGTGGTGCGCGGCGTCACTAGAATCCCTGCAAAAGGCGGCTATACGAAAGAGGACAAGGAAATTCTGATGATTGTAATT
Encoded proteins:
- a CDS encoding YitT family protein, which gives rise to MLAKFNTSVSEEIKKFSVSVGAALILAITLNFFLIPADVFASGFTGLAQILSELVPVISTGIFLFVLNIPVAILGWKKVGKSFTFYSFVNVAATTFFLEIIPITVISDDVILNAVFGGVLSGIGGGLILKYGASSGGVDILALIMARSTDRSLGVYFFIMNSLIVVSAGLLFGMEQALYTLLTLYVASRIIDTIHTRHVKLTAMIVTKNPDELQRVFHERVVRGVTRIPAKGGYTKEDKEILMIVITRYELYHLRHIIEEVDPTAFTNIVQTTGVFGMFRKD